One genomic region from Bacillus sp. SLBN-46 encodes:
- the pstB gene encoding phosphate ABC transporter ATP-binding protein PstB: MGVAIPTLTREVFNVKDLNLWYGENHALKNINFPINKKEVTAIIGPSGCGKSTFIKTLNLMINMVPNVKMTGEINYDGQNILDEKMDLVELRRHVGMVFQKGNPFPQSIYDNIAYGPRIHGIKKKVHLDELVTKSLMDVALWDEVKDRLHAPALGLSGGQQQRLCIARALATKPEVLLMDEPTSALDPISTLKIEELILELKEKYTIVIVTHNMQQAARVSDKTAFFLMGELIELDSTSAIFSNPKDSRTEGYITGRFG; this comes from the coding sequence ATCGGTGTGGCAATCCCAACATTGACTAGAGAAGTTTTTAATGTGAAAGATCTTAACTTATGGTATGGAGAGAATCATGCCTTAAAGAATATCAATTTTCCTATTAATAAAAAAGAAGTAACAGCTATTATCGGTCCATCTGGTTGTGGGAAATCAACATTTATTAAAACCCTAAATTTGATGATCAATATGGTCCCAAATGTAAAAATGACCGGTGAAATTAATTATGATGGTCAAAATATATTAGATGAGAAAATGGACCTTGTTGAACTGCGTAGGCATGTTGGCATGGTCTTTCAAAAGGGTAATCCATTCCCACAATCGATTTATGATAATATTGCCTATGGTCCAAGAATTCATGGAATTAAGAAAAAGGTTCATTTGGACGAACTTGTCACAAAATCATTAATGGATGTGGCTCTATGGGATGAAGTTAAGGATCGTTTACATGCACCTGCTTTAGGACTTTCAGGTGGGCAACAGCAAAGGTTATGTATAGCAAGGGCGCTCGCGACTAAACCTGAGGTTTTGTTAATGGATGAGCCGACTTCTGCCCTCGATCCCATCTCTACTTTGAAAATTGAGGAATTAATTTTAGAGTTGAAAGAAAAATATACCATTGTTATTGTTACCCATAACATGCAGCAAGCGGCACGGGTTTCAGATAAAACAGCTTTCTTTTTAATGGGGGAATTAATCGAATTAGATTCCACTTCTGCTATTTTTTCAAATCCAAAAGATTCACGAACGGAAGGCTATATTACAGGAAGATTCGGATGA